The following are encoded in a window of Saccharothrix longispora genomic DNA:
- a CDS encoding DedA family protein, translating into MGRVTVTPLALGPDWLDPQVLLAGLGPYMLVGLCFIVFAECGLLVGFFLPGDSLLFTAGMFVATGLLDYPLWLVCLLLTACAMLGNVVGYYIGYRAGPALFSKPESKIFKKEYVDKTEEFFDKYGARAIVMARFVPIVRTFITAMAGVGRMDRRKYFTYSFIGGIAWAAGITVLGYFLGQIPFVRDNIEMMLILIVLISVVPIVIEVIKARREKKSLLAQEVEDVTQVIDRVDDFAEEHHFADDRTQQIRRID; encoded by the coding sequence GTGGGCCGCGTGACGGTCACGCCCCTCGCCCTCGGTCCCGACTGGCTTGACCCGCAGGTCCTGCTGGCAGGACTCGGGCCGTACATGCTGGTCGGCCTCTGCTTCATCGTCTTCGCCGAGTGCGGCCTGCTGGTCGGGTTCTTCCTGCCGGGCGACTCGCTGCTGTTCACGGCGGGCATGTTCGTGGCGACCGGCCTGCTGGACTACCCGCTGTGGCTGGTGTGCCTGCTGCTCACGGCGTGCGCGATGCTCGGCAACGTGGTCGGCTACTACATCGGCTACCGGGCCGGGCCGGCGCTGTTCAGCAAGCCCGAGTCGAAGATCTTCAAGAAGGAGTACGTCGACAAGACGGAGGAGTTCTTCGACAAGTACGGCGCGCGGGCGATCGTCATGGCCCGGTTCGTGCCCATCGTGCGCACGTTCATCACCGCGATGGCGGGCGTGGGCCGGATGGACCGCCGCAAGTACTTCACCTACTCCTTCATCGGCGGCATCGCCTGGGCCGCCGGCATCACGGTCCTCGGCTACTTCCTCGGCCAGATCCCGTTCGTGCGGGACAACATCGAGATGATGCTGATCCTGATCGTGCTGATCTCGGTCGTCCCGATCGTCATCGAGGTGATCAAGGCGCGGCGCGAGAAGAAGTCGCTGCTCGCCCAGGAGGTCGAGGACGTCACGCAGGTCATCGACCGCGTGGACGACTTCGCCGAGGAGCACCACTTCGCCGACGACCGCACCCAGCAGATCCGGCGCATCGACTAG